The Tenrec ecaudatus isolate mTenEca1 chromosome 14, mTenEca1.hap1, whole genome shotgun sequence genome contains a region encoding:
- the PARP2 gene encoding poly [ADP-ribose] polymerase 2 produces MAARRRGTRGSAPRASAAVNGTRRVNNGNTASEDSPSAKKTRRGLEQGVKKEAEAKGEATSFDRTEDTQDSVKTLLLKGKAPVDPECTVKVGKAHVYCEGNDVYDVMLNQTNLQFNNNKYYLIQLLEDDAQKNFSVWMRWGRVGKTGQHSLVACSGDLTKAKEIFQKKFLDKTKNNWEDRAKFEKVPGKYDMLQMDYAASTQGEEETKEDNSLKPRLKPESQLDLRVQELIKLICNVQAMEEMMIEMKYDIKKAPLGKLTVAQIKAGYRSLKKIEDCIHTGRLGRALTEACNEFYTRIPHDFGLRTPPLIRTEKELSEKVQLLEALGDIEIAIKLVKTELQSPEHPLDQHYRNLRCDLRPLDHASSEFKVISQYLQSTHAPTHSDYTMTLLDVFEVEKEGEKEAFREELDNRMLLWHGSRLSNWVGILSHGLRIAPPEAPITGYMFGKGIYFADMSSKSANYCFASRLKDTGLLLLSEVALGQCNELLGANPEAEGLLQGKHSTKGLGKIAPSPSGFITLNGSTVPLGPAGNTGVLNPEGYTLNYNEFIVYNPNQVRMRYLLKVRFNFLQLW; encoded by the exons ATGGCGGCTCGGCGGCGCGGGACCCGCGGGAGCGCCCCGCGAG CTTCTGCGGCAGTAAATGGAACTAGGAGAGTTAATAATGGCAACACAGCTTCGGAGGACTCGCCTTCTGCCAAGAAAACTCGAAGAGGCCTGGAGCAAGGGGTGAAAAAGGAGGCTGAGGCCAAAGGAGAGGCTACCAGTTTTGACCGGACAGAAGACACGCAAG ACTCGGTGAAGACCTTGCTGTTAAAAGGAAAAGCTCCCGTAGACCCGGAGTGCACAGTCAAGGTGGGGAAG gcCCATGTATACTGTGAAGGGAATGATGTCTATGATGTCATGCTGAATCAG ACCAATCTCcagttcaacaacaacaaatattatCTGATTCAGCTGttggaagatgatgcccagaaaaactTCAGTGTTTGGATGAGATGGGGCCGAG TTGGGAAAACTGGGCAGCACAGCTTGGTGGCTTGTTCAGGGGACCTCACCAAGGCCAAGGAAATCTTTCAGAAAAA ATTCCttgacaaaacaaaaaataattgggAGGACCGCGCAAAGTTTGAGAAGGTACCTGGAAAATACGACATGCTACAGATGGACTATGCCGCCAGTACTCAG GGTGAAGAGGAAACAAAAGAAGATAACTCTCTTAAACCTCGCTTGAAGCCAGAGTCTCAGCTAGATCTCCGGGTACAGGAGCTGATAAAGTTGATCTGTAATGTCCAGGCCATGGAAGAGATGATGATAGAGATGAAGTATGATATCAAGAAAGCCCCACTTG GAAAGCTGACAGTAGCACAAATCAAGGCCGGCTACCGGTCTCTAAAGAAGATTGAGGACTGTATTCACACTGGCCGGCTGGGGCGAGCTCTCACTGAAGCATGCAACGAGTTCTACACCAGGATCCCACATGACTTTGG ACTCCGGACCCCTCCACTAATCCGAACAGAGAAAGAACTGTCGGAAAAGGTGCAACTACTAGAG GCTTTGGGCGACATTGAAATAGCCATTAAGCTGGTGAAAACAGAGCTGCAAAGTCCAGAACACCCACTGGACCAACACTACAGAAACCTGCGCTGTGACTTGCGCCCTCTAGACCATGCAAGTTCTGAGTTCAAA GTGATTTCCCAGTACCTACAGTCCACGCACGCGCCCACACACAGCGACTATACCATGACCTTGCTGGACGTTTTTGAAGtagagaaggagggggagaaggaagcctTCCGAGAGGAGCTCGACAACAG GATGCTGCTGTGGCATGGCTCCAGGCTGAGTAACTGGGTGGGAATCCTGAGCCATGGGCTTCGAATTGCCCCACCAGAGGCTCCCATCACAGGCTATATG tttGGAAAAGGCATCTACTTTGCTGATATGTCTTCCAAGAGTGCCAATTACTGCTTTGCCTCCCGCCTAAAAGACACAGGGCTGCTGCTCCTATCAGAG GTTGCTCTGGGTCAGTGTAATGAGCTACTGGGAGCCAATCCTGAGGCAGAAGGATTACTTCAAGGCAAACACAGCACCAAGGGGCTGGGCAAGATAGCGCCCAGTCCGTCAGGCTTTATCACCCT GAATGGGAGTACAGTGCCCTTGGGACCAGCTGGGAACACAGGAGTTCTGAATCCAGAGGGCTACACCCTCAACTACAATGAATTCATTGTCTATAACCCCAACCAGGTCCGTATGCGATACCTTCTGAAGGTTCGATTTAATTTTCTACAGCTCTGGTGA